DNA sequence from the Vicia villosa cultivar HV-30 ecotype Madison, WI linkage group LG3, Vvil1.0, whole genome shotgun sequence genome:
CATGTAATCAATAACACAAATATAATCTCCATGATCATAAAACCCTTGAAATCCTATTTTATATTCTGACAAACATGAGAAATTATTCATCAATTGAAATGgtcataattataaaaaatactctATTAAATTAAAGCATATTCATCATGAAAGAATTACAAAAACAAGGGACCTATGTAATTGCAAAATCTCTGCCCCATTTTCAAAAAGAAAAGACTCTTATCTTGGCCCCAAAAATGTGGTTGTTAGTAAATCTTGCAGAATATACAACACTACATAAATAACCTAAAAACCAGAACTTGGGGGTGCTCAACAAAGGATCATCATCAAAATCCAAAGATGGTGTAGAAAATGTATATAACTATTTTTTGGGTGCTACATTCCAGTACAAGGTTACAACAACCTTACTCTTTGTTGTCACCAAATCTACGATATGGCATGAGCTTATGGTCCTTGGCAGCAttcctcttcctctttttctCGATATATGATTCAAGTTTTCCAGACGTCTGAAAATGGTGAATAAGATTGAATTAATGGAAAATACAAGCAATAAATAAGATTATACAATGAAAACAAGGTGAAGGGGGACAAAGATGTTCTAAGATGCATACCTTGAgatcctcatatttttcaataaGCCTTTGTTTTCGGATTTCagctgaaaaacaaaacaatatgtcattatatatagttgatatttcattttattaaaacatatttGTTCGATGTGTTTTTCAATCCATTTGTTTGATTGTGTTTCTAAACATATGGAAAGTGGAGAAAAAAGAGATAAAATGGTGtggaaagaagagaaaaattACATTTCTTGAGATAGAAAGGACGTTTTCCCTGCTTTGCtgcttctctttctttcttcttgTGTTTAGCTAAAATATTTGTCTCAACATTTTTTGATGAATCAGATTTCAACTGTTTATCCTGAAAACACATGCAAATGTGATCAAGTAAATTAATGAATGTCACACTTTTGGACGGTGAAGCAAAACTTCCAACAGACATGCATACTTACAACCCACAATATGCGTTCTTCTATTTCACTTTTCCGCTCAGGATCTTTCTGTTTTTTCATTTCCATTTTAAGAGCCTGTTACACCCATAAGATGTCATTGGAGGAAGGTCATAAAATTAGTAATAGACCAAATTATGCCGTTACAATCTGTAAGTCTACCTGTCTTTCAGCAGGAAGATCCTTTTCATATAAGAAATTATATCTCTTTCTAAACCTGCAAGTCcaagcacacataatattatttagTGCTACACAATATAACGAAAAACACGAGAAGCTTCGAGATTTAGTTAAACCCAGTTGCTCAAAATAAAATCGCGACATAAAAAACACTTGTATTAAATTGTTCAGCAGTAcaattcataaaaaattaaacaaaaccaACTAAACAGCCAATGAACCTATGTGCGGGGTTAAAACTATAAATCTGATTATTGAATACTACTTTCCAAGCAAATAGTACCTACGGAGAGGAGACGACATTGAAGAAACTGAGAATTATAAGGAACTAACTAGTAATACCCAAAAAGGAGATACCAAATGCCACTTCCTAAGTAAACACCTAAAGATACAAGCCTATGTGtgtgcgcgcacacacacacaatgGTATGAACAACATAATATCAAACATGCTCCAAAAGCATGCTTTAATTTGGGTGTTGAATCAATGTTAAATGGTCTACATAGTATATAACATGAATTAGCATGCACTAAAAATAATCATCATAAAGATCTTTCAGTATTAGATTCTAATGAAGGGTAAGGCA
Encoded proteins:
- the LOC131655995 gene encoding uncharacterized protein LOC131655995, yielding MMKHESRIPTSTENYEEGETDESLSSSSSSEDDEEEEIEKVLADVTFEELQKARSNGAHAVFKKSGEAKKLKRANKNRPMEASSKKPVPAFRDVIQAPKKVVRDPRFESLCGTLDPDGFRKRYNFLYEKDLPAERQALKMEMKKQKDPERKSEIEERILWVDKQLKSDSSKNVETNILAKHKKKEREAAKQGKRPFYLKKSEIRKQRLIEKYEDLKTSGKLESYIEKKRKRNAAKDHKLMPYRRFGDNKE